In Rhizobiaceae bacterium, the sequence CGGCAAGGACGTGACCGCCTTCCGCATCTCCTATGTTGGCGAGCAGGGCTGGGAACTGCATATGCGCTACGAGGACGGGCTCGCCGTCTGGGATGCGCTGCGTTCCACCGGCGTCATGGCCTTCGGTGTCGAGACCTATGCGAATTCGCGGCGCATGGAGAAGAGCCTGCGCCTTCAGAACGCAGATCTGCTCACCGAATACAATCTGATCGAGGCGGACCTTGCGCGGCCGAAGGTCAAGGAAGCGGATTTTCGGGGAAAGGCGAAGCATCTGGAATACAAGGCCCGCCCGCATCAGCCGGCGATGCTCTGCACGCTGGTGATGACCGACAATCGCGATTCCAGGGGTATCGCGCGCTATCCGGTCGGCAACATGCCGGTGATGGACCTGGATACGGGCGAAACGCTGATGGACGAACTCGGGCGCCGTTCCTTTACGACCTCCGTCGCCTACGGTCCGACCATCGGCAGGAACATTGCGCTCGCCTATCTGCCGTGGGCGTACTGCCAGGAAGGGCGAAAGCTGGCGGTCGAATATTTCGGCGAGGCCTATCCGGTCGAGGTCGTGGGTATCGGCTACAAGCCGCTCTACGATCCGGAGAATCTCAAGCCGCGAAGCTGACCTCGATACCCGAATTGCAGGACGTGCTCTCGAAATCGTGAGCACCGTCCCGGCGACGCATTTCGACTGAGTTCTTTGTCGCAGGGCGAATCTCGCTTACCTTGAGGGAATGTCTCTTCCGGCGCATGCATGGTGGGGAATACTGGGCAGCGTAGCTACCGCGCTGGGTTTCTTTCCTGTCCCTCAAGCGTATGCGGCCGAACCTGTCGACGTCGAGCTTGTTCTGGCGGTCGACGTTTCGCTTTCCATGTCTCCGATGGAACTGGAAATCCAGCGCAAGGGCTATGCGGCCGCGCTGACGGACAAGCAGGTTCTCGACGCGATCGCAAGTGGCGGCTACGGCAAGGTCGCAATCACCTATTTCGAATGGGCCGGCTCGACATCGCAGCATGTGATCGTGCCGTGGACCGTCATCGCATCGCCGCAAGATGCCGAGCGGGTTGCCGAACAACTCACCGCAGCCCCGTCAAACAGCGCGCGCCGCACCTCGATATCCAGCGCCATCGATTTCGGGGTCGATCTCTTCGCGGAGACGAATTTCCGGGGCATGAAGCGTGTGATCGACGTTTCAGGCGACGGGCCGAACAATCAGGGGCCTGCCGTGAACAATTCGCGCGATGCGGCGGTGGCTCAAGGCATCATCATCAACGGGTTACCGCTGATGACCAATGGCGGCTTTACCAGCGCCTATGACGTTACCGATCTCGATCTCTACTACACCGACTGTGTGATCGGAGGCCCCGGCTCCTTCATGATCCCGGTGAACGACTGGGAGCAGTTCCCCGAGGCGGTGAGGCGCAAGCTTGTTCTGGAACTTGCGGGCGCCGATCATCTGAGGCGCATCGCCGCCGATGCCGGGCCATTGCCCGTCATCCATGCACAGGCCCGGCCGCAATATGACTGTCTGGTCGGGGAAAAGATGTGGCGGGATCGTAGCTGGATGTGGGACGCCCGGTAACCCTGGCAGATCAGAGACTTTCCGGTCAGGCTGCAAGAAGCTGCTTGCGGTCCAGGCGCTCCTGCTGCGGCGAGCGCGCGTAAAGCTCGCGGTAGCATTTCGAGAAATGCGAGGCCGATACGAAGCCGCAGGCGACCGCGACGTCAACGACCGGCATCGCCGACTGGATCAGGAGATGTCTCGCCCGGTCGAGCCGGATCTCCAGATAGTACCGGGCAGGCGAGCGCCCCATCTCCTGCCGGAACAGCCTTTCGATCTGCCGCCGCGACAGGCCGACATGATCGGCGATTTCGATCAGCGAAAGCGGCTCGGAGAGGTTCGCTTCCATCAGTTCAATGATCGACAGGACCTTGGCGTTCTGAACGCCGAGCCGCGCGCGCAGCGGCAGGCGCTGCCTGTCGGTCGGGCTGCGCACGCGGTCGGTGAGGACCTGCTCGCAAACCCGGTTGACGAGACCTTCGTCGAAATCGTCCCCTATGAGCTTCAGCATCATGTCGAGCGCGGCAGTTCCACCGGCGCAGGTATACACATTCTGGTCGACCTCATAGAGGTCTGCGAAGACGTTCGCCTTCGGAAAGGCCTCCGAGAAACCGGGCAGGTTCTCCCAGTGGATGGCGCAGCGCTTGTTCGACAGGAGCCCGGCCGAAGCCAGCACATGGGCTCCCGTACACAGGCCGCCGACGCCGACGCCGCGATTATACTCTTCACGCAGCCAGGCGAAAACCGAGCGGTTGTTGTAGCTTTCCACGTTGACGCCGCTGCATACGAACACGATGGAGGGGCGATCCGGTCCTGCCAGCTTTCGCCGTTCTTCCTCCAGCGAGCCGTTGACCGCGCATTCCACGCCGTTCGACGCCTTGACCGGCCGGCCGTCATAGCTCGCCAACCGCCACTTGTAGGCGTCGTAACCCAGCATACGATTGGCGATGCGCAGCGGCTCCAGTGCCGTCGCGAAAGCGACCATCGTGAAATCCGGCACGAGAAAAAAGACAAGGGATCGCTTGATCGGATTTCTGGGCGCCGTCACTTTTGCCTCACGCCTGTCATGTCGCGAACAGAATGTCGCTAACAGCAAAGTTGACAACAGGTAACGTCAATCTTGTCAATGGGTCCGGGGCCCCGTGAGCATTAAATTTGCGACATGTCACTTTGAGCGCGCGTTCCGGATGTCGCAGACAGGCACAAACAAACGCCGCCCTTGCTTTCGCAAAGGCGGCGATTCAAAAGGCGAAAAACTGAAAGGCTGTGCGGCTCAGTGGACGAGCACGCCCAGACGGTTCGCGGCAACAGCCGCGGTCTGCCCCGGCATGGTGTTGCTCAAACGCTGGCGCTCCAGCGTCGTGGCAATATTGGACTGGTTACGCTTGCCGAAAAGGCGGGAAAAGATCGTCATGACACGTCTCCATGCATCAGAGTTACACGGGGTGCCTTCGCTAGACTGTTAGGAGTGGGGCATCTCGTTCGATGGCGTTGATGTAGTGATGAACGCGGCGAAATTCAGCGCCAAAAGCGAAGCTCTCCAACGAAAAAGCGACATCCAGATTGCGACGGGCAGGAAAAAGGGCGCCGAAATTTCAATCATTTACCGCGGGTTAATGATGGATATCTCGCAGCTATGCGGCCAGGTGATGGGTGTCATGCCCTGCACGCAATACGGCTCAACCGAGCCTGCCGGCGACAGCCGGCAGGCTGTGGCTCGCGATCAGCAATTGCCCGTGCGGGTTTGCGACAGGAACCTGCGGTCGGGGCGTGTGTCCATCGGATCAGGCCAGCCGATGTCCTTCTGCAACTCGACGGGGAGGCGCTGAATCGCACGTTCCGTCAAATAACGAGCGCGGGCTTCGCTGTAGCTATGTGCAATGCGCTCGATTGTCGTCAGTATCGACATTTCATGTTCCTTCCATGCTTCGAGCGAGGCGGTGAAGCTTGCCTCCGGTTGGCAGGAGGAGGCGGCATTCATCCTTGACGGTGTTGACTATGGTGCTTGAAAGCTTTTCAATCAAACGAAATGAAATGATCAGTTGGATCAAGTTTTCTGAAGAGAGGTCCACTTGAACGCCCCGCTCAATCATCCGTTGCCGCTGCTCGATCTCGACGTTCTGCGCACCTTTACCGCTATCGCGGAGACGGGCAGTTTCACCACCGCCGCCAATGCCGTCTTCCGGACGCCCTCTGCCGTCTCGATGCAGATCAAGAAGCTTGAGGATATTCTGGGCCGCGCGGTTTTTTCGCGCGACGCGCGTTCGGTGACGCTCACCACCGATGGCGAGATCCTGCTCGGCTATGCGCGCCGGCTGCTGGCCATCAACCGGGAGGCCGTGTCAAAATTCATCATCCCCGACATAGTGGGAGTGGTGCGCCTCGGTTCTCCCGACGATTATGGCGAGCGTGTCCTGCCGCAGGTCCTGAAGCGCTTTGCACAATCGCACCCGTCAATCGCGGTGGACGTGACAATCGACCAGAGCAGCAACCTGCGCCGCCGCATGGACGATCGCGCGCTCGATATCACGCTGCTGACCAATTCCTACAAATCGAGCGCGACGGGCGCCGAGACTCTGTTGACCGAGCCGATTGTCTGGGCGGGAGCCAAGGGAGGGTGCGCGCATCTGCGCGAGCCCTTGCCGGTCTCTCTCTGGGAGGAAGGCTGCGCCTGGCGAGCAGGCGCTCTCGAGGCGCTGGGTCGGGAGGGGCGCAATTATCGCATCGCCTACATGAGTGCGCATACGGCCGGTCAGCGTGCGGCGATCATGGCCGATCTGGCCGTCGCGCCACTGCCGCGATCGTTCCTCGGCAACGAAATGGTGGAGCTGGGACCCAAGGACGGCATGCCGGATATCGGAAATTATCAACTTGCCATGGTCGTCGCGCCTGAGGCGAGTGCGCCGGTCAAGGCGGTCGCCGACCACATCCGCGCGACCTTCGAGGTCTTCAAGGAAACCGGAAAGTTCTGAGAGCCGGCGGCGACAAGCAGGCCTTTGTCGATTTTCATTTGCAGCACTGGCGGGCGCGGGCTACCCATTCTCCCGGGTCGGTTTGGGATCGCGGCGGCACGCGGGACGAGCGTCGCGAATCTTCGGGGGTGATATGCATACGAGATTCAAGGGAGATTCGACCGACAGTTTCCAGGAGTTGAAGGCGGCTGCGGATTCTTATCCGCGCACGCTCACCGAAGACGAGCAGCTCGGCTTCTGGCAGAAGCCGCTGGACTGGAATCCCGGCCATCCGAACTTCTTCAACAATATGTTCCAGATCCTCAACGGCATCCGGGCGATGGGTCTCGCGCCGGAGGCTACCATCGTGGAGATCGGGTCCGGCACCGGTTGGACGACCGAAATCCTTGCCGGGCTGCGGTACAATGTGATCTGCCTGGAACCTGCCGAAGTCATGCTCGAGACGGCGCGGAAGCGCGTTGCCGACTTTCTCGCGCTTCGTCGCATGTCGCAGCTCGCGGAAAACGTGAGCTATCACTGCAGCACGCTCGAAGAGGCTGATTTCGTCGCCGACCAGTCGGCGGACGCCATGGTTTTCTTCGAGAGTTTCCATCACATCATCGACGAGCACAAGGCGCTGGATCAGGCGTTCCGCATCCTGAAACCCGGCGGCGTGCTTTGCATCCTTGGCGATTCGAACTGGATTCCCGGCCACGCGGAGCAGGAGCGCTTCTGGATGGAGGAGATGGCGCGCTTCGGCACTCTGGAAAGCCCGTTCACCCACGAATATCTCACCGATGTGCTGGGGCAGCACGGCTTTCGCGATGTTCGCCGGCATCACTCCGTGAACGGGCTGATCGCGGTCAGGAACGCGACGATACGGTCGCGAGCGCGGCGCGCCTCGGGTATGCCGATCAACGGCCAGACGTGGAACATGCCCGGCTCGATCATCAGATGGACAGACGCGCCTGCTGCTGAGGCCTGTTCGGCGAAGCGGACCGTATCCGGATGGAGCAGGTCGCGCGTACCGGACAGGATCAGGGTCGGAGGCAGGACGCCGAGATTGCCGAAGATCGGGCTGATGCGCCAGTCGGTGCGGTCGATGCCTGCGCTGTAGTGGCGGACGGCTTCGAGGCCGCCGGCAATGCCGAGCCACGGATCGATCTTTTCCGCTTCATAGACTTCCGGATTCTGCAAGGACATGTCGAGGCCGGGCGAAATCAGCACCTGTCGTCCGGGCAGATCCAGCCCACGTTCCGCCGACATCATGGCCAGGACAACGGCCATGTTGCCGCCGGCCGAATCGCCGACGAACACGATGTCCCTGGCCGGCCAGCGCTGCAGCATCGCATCGTAGACCTTCGTCACCATGCCGAACATGGCGTGAAAGTCATGCTGCGGCGCGATCGGATAGATCGGCACGGTAACAGGCGCTTCCAGCCGTTCC encodes:
- a CDS encoding DUF1194 domain-containing protein, with the protein product MSLPAHAWWGILGSVATALGFFPVPQAYAAEPVDVELVLAVDVSLSMSPMELEIQRKGYAAALTDKQVLDAIASGGYGKVAITYFEWAGSTSQHVIVPWTVIASPQDAERVAEQLTAAPSNSARRTSISSAIDFGVDLFAETNFRGMKRVIDVSGDGPNNQGPAVNNSRDAAVAQGIIINGLPLMTNGGFTSAYDVTDLDLYYTDCVIGGPGSFMIPVNDWEQFPEAVRRKLVLELAGADHLRRIAADAGPLPVIHAQARPQYDCLVGEKMWRDRSWMWDAR
- a CDS encoding GlxA family transcriptional regulator, whose amino-acid sequence is MTAPRNPIKRSLVFFLVPDFTMVAFATALEPLRIANRMLGYDAYKWRLASYDGRPVKASNGVECAVNGSLEEERRKLAGPDRPSIVFVCSGVNVESYNNRSVFAWLREEYNRGVGVGGLCTGAHVLASAGLLSNKRCAIHWENLPGFSEAFPKANVFADLYEVDQNVYTCAGGTAALDMMLKLIGDDFDEGLVNRVCEQVLTDRVRSPTDRQRLPLRARLGVQNAKVLSIIELMEANLSEPLSLIEIADHVGLSRRQIERLFRQEMGRSPARYYLEIRLDRARHLLIQSAMPVVDVAVACGFVSASHFSKCYRELYARSPQQERLDRKQLLAA
- a CDS encoding LysR substrate-binding domain-containing protein translates to MNAPLNHPLPLLDLDVLRTFTAIAETGSFTTAANAVFRTPSAVSMQIKKLEDILGRAVFSRDARSVTLTTDGEILLGYARRLLAINREAVSKFIIPDIVGVVRLGSPDDYGERVLPQVLKRFAQSHPSIAVDVTIDQSSNLRRRMDDRALDITLLTNSYKSSATGAETLLTEPIVWAGAKGGCAHLREPLPVSLWEEGCAWRAGALEALGREGRNYRIAYMSAHTAGQRAAIMADLAVAPLPRSFLGNEMVELGPKDGMPDIGNYQLAMVVAPEASAPVKAVADHIRATFEVFKETGKF
- a CDS encoding alpha/beta hydrolase; translated protein: MPSLQSHIVALVLKHTRKKAFASAAGMNAWIDAARLTEDHRPSRAVAGRLSITQHTVDGFPVYEVSPRSGVRSPQRILYLHGGAFVFQITRYHWSLIAELAERLEAPVTVPIYPIAPQHDFHAMFGMVTKVYDAMLQRWPARDIVFVGDSAGGNMAVVLAMMSAERGLDLPGRQVLISPGLDMSLQNPEVYEAEKIDPWLGIAGGLEAVRHYSAGIDRTDWRISPIFGNLGVLPPTLILSGTRDLLHPDTVRFAEQASAAGASVHLMIEPGMFHVWPLIGIPEARRARDRIVAFLTAISPFTE